A DNA window from Arachis duranensis cultivar V14167 chromosome 3, aradu.V14167.gnm2.J7QH, whole genome shotgun sequence contains the following coding sequences:
- the LOC110279414 gene encoding uncharacterized protein LOC110279414 produces MDMQIKQMIEKETDSNSLQEPTLGEKNANADGVEGTESHISNGMNVGLASKPSNDNIESLQQKENNKSCTIAECGSVKEAQDMDLNNSSVVPSQNKECQLNVNTLHVSEDQNMENKSTQHDSNRFTHPIKVVKVDPTMSPIAEGGTNNQSACNKIWDSKDSKKGIHEESAPVANNSHSNIEKLQNLLLGSKGETLSQTSLAVLNREKNELTLQRRMIEEDIAQCDKKIQRILADVEDSLETTIDAIIEGCNYSWEGNHGGIRKNLEDPCLAPFNETKSWRESVLIAQSHCQVDSELW; encoded by the exons ATGGACATGCAGATCAAGCAAATGATCGAAAA AGAAACCGACTCCAACAGTTTGCAAGAACCAACCCTCGGAGAGAAAAATGCAAATGCAGATGGTGTCGAGGGGACAGAATCACATATAAGCAACGGCATGAATGTTGGCCTTGCTAGCAAGCCAAGCAATGATAATATAGAATCACTACAGCAAAAAGAGAACAACAAAAGTTGTACCATTGCAGAGTGTGGTTCTGTCAAGGAGGCCCAGGATATGGATTTGAACAACTCTTCTGTTGTTCCATCTCAAAATAAGGAATGCCAGCTTAATGTCAATACATTACATGTTAGTGAAGATCAGAATATGGAAAATAAGTCCACGCAACACGACTCCAATAGATTTACACACCCTATTAAG GTTGTGAAGGTTGATCCAACAATGAGTCCTATTGCTGAGGGCGGGACCAATAATCAATCTGCTTGTAATAAGATTTGGGACTCTAAAGATTCTAAAAAAGGCATCCATGAAGAATCTGCTCCAGTTGCAAATAATTCTCATTCAAATATTGAGAAGCTCCAAAATCTTTTATTAGGTTCAAAGGGGGAGACACTGTCACAAACATCCCTCGCTGTTCTTAATCGAGAGAAGAATGAGCTA ACTCTTCAGCGTCGAATGATAGAAGAGGATATTGCTCaatgtgataaaaaaattcagaGAATTTTAGCTG ATGTGGAAGATAGTCTGGAAACAACGATAGACGCCATTATAGAGGGTTGTAATTATTCATGGGAAGGAAATCATGGAGGGATAAGAAAAAATCTTGAGGATCCATGCTTAGCTCCATTTAATGAGACGAAAAGTTGGAGAGAGTCTGTACTCATTGCACAAAGTCATTGCCAG GTGGATTCCGAGCTTTGGTGA